In a single window of the Verrucomicrobiaceae bacterium genome:
- a CDS encoding DUF58 domain-containing protein, translated as MATLSDILHAEDITSLQHLQLFARTVVEGFTTGHHASPHKGFSVEFRQHRPYVQGDEIRRLDWKVFGRSDRFYIREYDEETNLRATIVLDASGSMNYRGSKGVLKFDYARKLAASLAYLLMSQQDAVGLITFDSKVRDLIPCHTKITHLHVLLETMIKTEPGKDTSLAPVIESLAQRLKRRGLVILISDFFDDPAAILKSVGILRKKGHEVIALQLWDRDEIDFPFGNWARFENLENDEDFLLLDPATVRQRYIEVQKRFATDLKEGFSKHQIDYLSLPTDESHSMALRNYLALRMR; from the coding sequence GTGGCCACCCTCTCCGACATCCTCCACGCCGAAGACATCACGAGTCTGCAACACCTGCAGCTCTTCGCACGCACCGTCGTCGAGGGCTTCACCACGGGCCACCACGCCTCGCCGCACAAAGGATTCAGTGTCGAGTTCCGCCAGCATCGGCCCTACGTCCAGGGGGATGAGATTCGCCGGCTCGACTGGAAGGTCTTTGGCCGTAGCGACCGCTTTTACATCCGTGAATACGATGAAGAGACCAATCTCCGCGCCACCATCGTTCTCGATGCCAGCGGCAGCATGAATTACCGTGGTAGCAAAGGCGTCCTAAAGTTCGACTACGCACGCAAGCTCGCCGCCTCGCTCGCCTACCTGCTCATGAGTCAGCAGGATGCCGTCGGACTCATCACCTTTGATAGCAAAGTGCGTGATCTCATCCCCTGCCACACCAAGATCACCCATCTCCATGTCCTTTTGGAAACGATGATCAAAACGGAGCCCGGCAAGGACACCAGCCTCGCTCCTGTCATCGAATCCCTCGCCCAGCGCCTGAAGCGCCGCGGCCTCGTCATCCTCATCAGCGACTTCTTTGACGATCCCGCCGCCATTTTGAAGTCTGTCGGCATCCTGCGCAAAAAAGGCCACGAAGTCATCGCCCTCCAGCTCTGGGACCGCGACGAGATCGACTTCCCCTTTGGCAACTGGGCACGCTTTGAGAACCTGGAAAACGACGAGGACTTCCTCCTCCTCGATCCCGCCACGGTCCGACAGCGCTACATCGAGGTGCAGAAACGCTTCGCAACCGATCTCAAAGAAGGCTTTAGCAAACACCAGATCGACTACCTCAGCCTCCCCACGGACGAATCGCACTCCATGGCACTGCGGAACTACCTCGCCCTGCGCATGCGCTGA